A single Xiphias gladius isolate SHS-SW01 ecotype Sanya breed wild chromosome 22, ASM1685928v1, whole genome shotgun sequence DNA region contains:
- the ensab gene encoding endosulfine alpha b, with amino-acid sequence MSSENLDSDTQVDYEDEKQDSQEKNANPVKAEEAKLKAKYPGLGQKPGGSDFLMKRLQKGQKYFDSGDYNMAKAKMKNKQLPVAGPDKNLVTGDHIPTPQDLPQRKSSLVTSKLAG; translated from the exons atgtCGTCAGAAAACCTGGACTCGGACACTCAGGTGGACTACGAGGACGAAAAACAG GACTCCCAGGAGAAGAATGCAAACCCGGTGAAGGCGGAGGAGGCCAAGCTGAAGGCCAAGTACCCCGGTCTGGGCCAGAAGCCCGGCGGTTCAGACTTCCTCATGAAGAGACTACAGAAAGGG CAAAAGTACTTCGACTCGGGCGACTACAACATGGCCAAGGCCAAGATGAAGAACAAGCAGCTTCCCGTGGCAGGACCCGACAAGAACCTGGTGACCGGCGATCACATTCCCACGCCGCAGGACCTGCCCCAGAGGAAGTCCTCCTTGGTGACCAGCAAGCTAGCCGGCTAG
- the mcl1b gene encoding induced myeloid leukemia cell differentiation protein Mcl-1b isoform X8, protein MNIIKSTKRTDCNVSGVMSCFILPQNGVVEGPMHYGSGGPSAQIGVGSTLDSHNGNVGSGDTPKRPKNLEVNSTNGYATKSCREDSDLDDSSLPCTPDLHSDIEITVSSCPEEYEVLENDTRQLINSFLMDFTGRPKSRLTETKAQLTMKRVVQGVLEKHKYTFNGMIQKLSLDKREDDVRFIGAVARSLFADGTANWGRIVSLVAFGGVVCQYLREKKRENCVEQVGQEISSYLLSDQRDWLVKNNSWDGFVEFFRVSDPESTVFL, encoded by the exons atgaatattaTCAAGTCGACGAAGCGGACCGACTGCAACGTTTCAGGAGTCATGAGCTGCTTTATTCTTCCTCAAAATGGAGTCGTGGAGGGACCGATGCACTACGGCTCAGGAGGTCCCTCCGCGCAGATTGGCGTGGGCTCAACATTGGACTCTCACAACGGGAATGTTGGTTCCGGCGATACCCCTAAGCGGCCGAAGAACCTGGAAGTCAACTCAACAAATGGGTATGCAACAAAAAGCTGTCGGGAGGACAGCGACCTGGACGACAGCTCTTTGCCGTGTACCCCGGATTTGCATTCGGACATTGAAATCACCGTTTCCAGTTGCCCAGAAGAGTATGAGGTGTTGGAGAATGATACTAGGCAACTCATTAACAGTTTCCTGATGGACTTTACAGGACGTCCGAAATCACGGTTGACGGAAACCAAAGCACAGTTAACGATGAAAAGAGTTGTGCAAGGCgttttggaaaaacacaaatatacattcAATG gtaTGATCCAGAAACTGTCATTGGATAAGAGAGAGGATGATGTGAGGTTTATCGGCGCAGTAGCCAGGAGTCTCTTCGCAGACGGCACCGCAAACTGGGGTCGAATCGTCAGCCTGGTGGCCTTCGGGGGAGTTGTGTGTCAGTACctgagggagaagaagagggagaactGTGTGGAGCAAGTGGGGCAGGAGATCTCCTCATACCTGCTGTCTGACCAGCGGGACTGGCTGGTGAAAAACAACTCCTGG GACGGATTTGTAGAGTTCTTCAGAGTATCGGACCCAGAGTCGACG GTCTTTCTGTGA
- the mcl1b gene encoding induced myeloid leukemia cell differentiation protein Mcl-1b isoform X7 — protein MNIIKSTKRTDCNVSGVMSCFILPQNGVVEGPMHYGSGGPSAQIGVGSTLDSHNGNVGSGDTPKRPKNLEVNSTNGYATKSCREDSDLDDSSLPCTPDLHSDIEITVSSCPEEYEVLENDTRQLINSFLMDFTGRPKSRLTETKAQLTMKRVVQGVLEKHKYTFNGMIQKLSLDKREDDVRFIGAVARSLFADGTANWGRIVSLVAFGGVVCQYLREKKRENCVEQVGQEISSYLLSDQRDWLVKNNSWDGFVEFFRVSDPESTIMFTCL, from the exons atgaatattaTCAAGTCGACGAAGCGGACCGACTGCAACGTTTCAGGAGTCATGAGCTGCTTTATTCTTCCTCAAAATGGAGTCGTGGAGGGACCGATGCACTACGGCTCAGGAGGTCCCTCCGCGCAGATTGGCGTGGGCTCAACATTGGACTCTCACAACGGGAATGTTGGTTCCGGCGATACCCCTAAGCGGCCGAAGAACCTGGAAGTCAACTCAACAAATGGGTATGCAACAAAAAGCTGTCGGGAGGACAGCGACCTGGACGACAGCTCTTTGCCGTGTACCCCGGATTTGCATTCGGACATTGAAATCACCGTTTCCAGTTGCCCAGAAGAGTATGAGGTGTTGGAGAATGATACTAGGCAACTCATTAACAGTTTCCTGATGGACTTTACAGGACGTCCGAAATCACGGTTGACGGAAACCAAAGCACAGTTAACGATGAAAAGAGTTGTGCAAGGCgttttggaaaaacacaaatatacattcAATG gtaTGATCCAGAAACTGTCATTGGATAAGAGAGAGGATGATGTGAGGTTTATCGGCGCAGTAGCCAGGAGTCTCTTCGCAGACGGCACCGCAAACTGGGGTCGAATCGTCAGCCTGGTGGCCTTCGGGGGAGTTGTGTGTCAGTACctgagggagaagaagagggagaactGTGTGGAGCAAGTGGGGCAGGAGATCTCCTCATACCTGCTGTCTGACCAGCGGGACTGGCTGGTGAAAAACAACTCCTGG GACGGATTTGTAGAGTTCTTCAGAGTATCGGACCCAGAGTCGACG ATTATGTTTACTTGTCTCTAA
- the mcl1b gene encoding induced myeloid leukemia cell differentiation protein Mcl-1b isoform X4, with amino-acid sequence MNIIKSTKRTDCNVSGVMSCFILPQNGVVEGPMHYGSGGPSAQIGVGSTLDSHNGNVGSGDTPKRPKNLEVNSTNGYATKSCREDSDLDDSSLPCTPDLHSDIEITVSSCPEEYEVLENDTRQLINSFLMDFTGRPKSRLTETKAQLTMKRVVQGVLEKHKYTFNGMIQKLSLDKREDDVRFIGAVARSLFADGTANWGRIVSLVAFGGVVCQYLREKKRENCVEQVGQEISSYLLSDQRDWLVKNNSWDGFVEFFRVSDPESTVRNTLMAFAGFAGIGATLALLIRSFCEFGSGLKSFILPHG; translated from the exons atgaatattaTCAAGTCGACGAAGCGGACCGACTGCAACGTTTCAGGAGTCATGAGCTGCTTTATTCTTCCTCAAAATGGAGTCGTGGAGGGACCGATGCACTACGGCTCAGGAGGTCCCTCCGCGCAGATTGGCGTGGGCTCAACATTGGACTCTCACAACGGGAATGTTGGTTCCGGCGATACCCCTAAGCGGCCGAAGAACCTGGAAGTCAACTCAACAAATGGGTATGCAACAAAAAGCTGTCGGGAGGACAGCGACCTGGACGACAGCTCTTTGCCGTGTACCCCGGATTTGCATTCGGACATTGAAATCACCGTTTCCAGTTGCCCAGAAGAGTATGAGGTGTTGGAGAATGATACTAGGCAACTCATTAACAGTTTCCTGATGGACTTTACAGGACGTCCGAAATCACGGTTGACGGAAACCAAAGCACAGTTAACGATGAAAAGAGTTGTGCAAGGCgttttggaaaaacacaaatatacattcAATG gtaTGATCCAGAAACTGTCATTGGATAAGAGAGAGGATGATGTGAGGTTTATCGGCGCAGTAGCCAGGAGTCTCTTCGCAGACGGCACCGCAAACTGGGGTCGAATCGTCAGCCTGGTGGCCTTCGGGGGAGTTGTGTGTCAGTACctgagggagaagaagagggagaactGTGTGGAGCAAGTGGGGCAGGAGATCTCCTCATACCTGCTGTCTGACCAGCGGGACTGGCTGGTGAAAAACAACTCCTGG GACGGATTTGTAGAGTTCTTCAGAGTATCGGACCCAGAGTCGACGGTGAGGAACACACTCATGGCCTTTGCTGGTTTCGCTGGTATCGGGGCAACACTTGCCCTGTTGATCAG GTCTTTCTGTGAATTTGGGTCAGGGCTGAAGTCTTTCATCCTCCCCCATGGATGA
- the mcl1b gene encoding induced myeloid leukemia cell differentiation protein Mcl-1b isoform X6 — MNIIKSTKRTDCNVSGVMSCFILPQNGVVEGPMHYGSGGPSAQIGVGSTLDSHNGNVGSGDTPKRPKNLEVNSTNGYATKSCREDSDLDDSSLPCTPDLHSDIEITVSSCPEEYEVLENDTRQLINSFLMDFTGRPKSRLTETKAQLTMKRVVQGVLEKHKYTFNGMIQKLSLDKREDDVRFIGAVARSLFADGTANWGRIVSLVAFGGVVCQYLREKKRENCVEQVGQEISSYLLSDQRDWLVKNNSWDGFVEFFRVSDPESTATSSLRQGNPW; from the exons atgaatattaTCAAGTCGACGAAGCGGACCGACTGCAACGTTTCAGGAGTCATGAGCTGCTTTATTCTTCCTCAAAATGGAGTCGTGGAGGGACCGATGCACTACGGCTCAGGAGGTCCCTCCGCGCAGATTGGCGTGGGCTCAACATTGGACTCTCACAACGGGAATGTTGGTTCCGGCGATACCCCTAAGCGGCCGAAGAACCTGGAAGTCAACTCAACAAATGGGTATGCAACAAAAAGCTGTCGGGAGGACAGCGACCTGGACGACAGCTCTTTGCCGTGTACCCCGGATTTGCATTCGGACATTGAAATCACCGTTTCCAGTTGCCCAGAAGAGTATGAGGTGTTGGAGAATGATACTAGGCAACTCATTAACAGTTTCCTGATGGACTTTACAGGACGTCCGAAATCACGGTTGACGGAAACCAAAGCACAGTTAACGATGAAAAGAGTTGTGCAAGGCgttttggaaaaacacaaatatacattcAATG gtaTGATCCAGAAACTGTCATTGGATAAGAGAGAGGATGATGTGAGGTTTATCGGCGCAGTAGCCAGGAGTCTCTTCGCAGACGGCACCGCAAACTGGGGTCGAATCGTCAGCCTGGTGGCCTTCGGGGGAGTTGTGTGTCAGTACctgagggagaagaagagggagaactGTGTGGAGCAAGTGGGGCAGGAGATCTCCTCATACCTGCTGTCTGACCAGCGGGACTGGCTGGTGAAAAACAACTCCTGG GACGGATTTGTAGAGTTCTTCAGAGTATCGGACCCAGAGTCGACG GCCACATCAAGCCTCAGGCAGGGGAATCCTTGGTGA
- the hormad1 gene encoding HORMA domain-containing protein 1 isoform X1 — translation MACVQRVRTLQDTQLLPNQVLSEQQSLVVIKKLLAIAVSGITYLRGLFPEKAYGNKYVEDQKVMIIREERSCPGASQIVQWMQGCFEAIQKKYLRTVIMSVYTDPENPQKVTEFYQFRIQYTAKGARIDLESSNNNNNSNVSAMSCGNTKKASILLVRKLYTLMQNLGPLPDNVCLNMKLAYYDDVTPHDYQPPGFKEAEGNTMEFEREPVKLTMGEVATPFHTLKLDMATERRRLEQVDESVDVTEKWVLKMEEDGVFSQSHVIEDVEKADNENTDLDNTEIQMSCHEKKESCKEVTELDTLVKRTSDMDVGLKRTRSGRIIQSTTETNLTVNNKQTAMKDKMVSQFDIPNSQETPSNSGPKKKRKFSEPKERY, via the exons ATGGCGTGTGTACAACGAGTGAGAACTCTCCAG GATACTCAGCTTTTGCCAAACCAGGTTCTCTCAGAGCAGCAGTCCTTGGTTGTTATAAAGAAGCTTCTGGCCATCGCAGTGTCTGGCATCACGTACCTTCGAGGCCTTTTCCCAGAGAAAGCCTACGGGAACAAATATGTTGAAG ATCAGAAAGTGATGATCATTAGAGAGGAGCGCAGCTGTCCCGGTGCTAGTCAGATTGTTCAGTG GATGCAGGGATGCTTTGAGGCCATCCAGAAGAAATAT CTCCGGACAGTTATTATGTCT gtCTACACTGACCCAGAGAACCCCCAG AAAGTGACAGAGTTTTACCAGTTTAGGATCCAGTACACTGCAAAAGGAGCGCGGATAGACTTGGAAAG cagcaacaacaacaacaacagcaacgtGTCAGCGATGTCATGCGGCAACACTAAGAAGGCCAGCATCCTGCTGGTGAGGAAGCTCTACACTCTGATGCAGAACCTGGGTCCTCTGCCAGACAATGTGTGCCTCAACATGAAGCTGGCCTACTATGACGATG tCACCCCTCACGACTACCAGCCGCCGGGCTTCAAGGAGGCCGAAGGCAACACCATGGAGTTCGAGAGGGAACCAGTCAAACTGACCATGGGCGAGGTGGCCACCCCCTTCCACACTTTGAAGCTGGACATGGCTACAGAGAGACGGAGGCTGGAGCAG GTGGACGAGAGTGTTGATGTGACGGAGAAGTGGGTTCTGAAGATGGAGGAGGACGGCGTCTTTTCACAg AGCCACGTGATTGAAGATGTGGAGAAGGctgacaatgaaaacacagactTGGATAACACTG aaatccAAATGAGCTGTCATGAAAAGAAGGAGAGTTGTAAAGAAGTTACAGAG CTGGACACTCTGGTGAAGAGGACCTCTGACATGGACGTGGGCCTGAAGAGGACCAGGAGTGGACGGATCATCCAGTCCACTACG GAGACAAACCTGACTGTGAACAACAAGCAGACCGCTATGAAGGACAAAATG GTGTCTCAATTTGACATCCCCAACAGTCAGGAAACGCCGTCCAACTCTGGGCCTAAGAAGAAACGCAAATTCAGCGAGCCCAAAGAACGCTATTAA
- the hormad1 gene encoding HORMA domain-containing protein 1 isoform X2, translating to MACVQRVRTLQDTQLLPNQVLSEQQSLVVIKKLLAIAVSGITYLRGLFPEKAYGNKYVEDQKVMIIREERSCPGASQIVQWMQGCFEAIQKKYLRTVIMSVYTDPENPQKVTEFYQFRIQYTAKGARIDLESNNNNNSNVSAMSCGNTKKASILLVRKLYTLMQNLGPLPDNVCLNMKLAYYDDVTPHDYQPPGFKEAEGNTMEFEREPVKLTMGEVATPFHTLKLDMATERRRLEQVDESVDVTEKWVLKMEEDGVFSQSHVIEDVEKADNENTDLDNTEIQMSCHEKKESCKEVTELDTLVKRTSDMDVGLKRTRSGRIIQSTTETNLTVNNKQTAMKDKMVSQFDIPNSQETPSNSGPKKKRKFSEPKERY from the exons ATGGCGTGTGTACAACGAGTGAGAACTCTCCAG GATACTCAGCTTTTGCCAAACCAGGTTCTCTCAGAGCAGCAGTCCTTGGTTGTTATAAAGAAGCTTCTGGCCATCGCAGTGTCTGGCATCACGTACCTTCGAGGCCTTTTCCCAGAGAAAGCCTACGGGAACAAATATGTTGAAG ATCAGAAAGTGATGATCATTAGAGAGGAGCGCAGCTGTCCCGGTGCTAGTCAGATTGTTCAGTG GATGCAGGGATGCTTTGAGGCCATCCAGAAGAAATAT CTCCGGACAGTTATTATGTCT gtCTACACTGACCCAGAGAACCCCCAG AAAGTGACAGAGTTTTACCAGTTTAGGATCCAGTACACTGCAAAAGGAGCGCGGATAGACTTGGAAAG caacaacaacaacaacagcaacgtGTCAGCGATGTCATGCGGCAACACTAAGAAGGCCAGCATCCTGCTGGTGAGGAAGCTCTACACTCTGATGCAGAACCTGGGTCCTCTGCCAGACAATGTGTGCCTCAACATGAAGCTGGCCTACTATGACGATG tCACCCCTCACGACTACCAGCCGCCGGGCTTCAAGGAGGCCGAAGGCAACACCATGGAGTTCGAGAGGGAACCAGTCAAACTGACCATGGGCGAGGTGGCCACCCCCTTCCACACTTTGAAGCTGGACATGGCTACAGAGAGACGGAGGCTGGAGCAG GTGGACGAGAGTGTTGATGTGACGGAGAAGTGGGTTCTGAAGATGGAGGAGGACGGCGTCTTTTCACAg AGCCACGTGATTGAAGATGTGGAGAAGGctgacaatgaaaacacagactTGGATAACACTG aaatccAAATGAGCTGTCATGAAAAGAAGGAGAGTTGTAAAGAAGTTACAGAG CTGGACACTCTGGTGAAGAGGACCTCTGACATGGACGTGGGCCTGAAGAGGACCAGGAGTGGACGGATCATCCAGTCCACTACG GAGACAAACCTGACTGTGAACAACAAGCAGACCGCTATGAAGGACAAAATG GTGTCTCAATTTGACATCCCCAACAGTCAGGAAACGCCGTCCAACTCTGGGCCTAAGAAGAAACGCAAATTCAGCGAGCCCAAAGAACGCTATTAA
- the mcl1b gene encoding induced myeloid leukemia cell differentiation protein Mcl-1b isoform X3, with the protein MNIIKSTKRTDCNVSGVMSCFILPQNGVVEGPMHYGSGGPSAQIGVGSTLDSHNGNVGSGDTPKRPKNLEVNSTNGYATKSCREDSDLDDSSLPCTPDLHSDIEITVSSCPEEYEVLENDTRQLINSFLMDFTGRPKSRLTETKAQLTMKRVVQGVLEKHKYTFNGMIQKLSLDKREDDVRFIGAVARSLFADGTANWGRIVSLVAFGGVVCQYLREKKRENCVEQVGQEISSYLLSDQRDWLVKNNSWDGFVEFFRVSDPESTVRNTLMAFAGFAGIGATLALLIRLCLLVSNYITNPWHRGCLYASTRPKQEGMAAFFHVMQS; encoded by the exons atgaatattaTCAAGTCGACGAAGCGGACCGACTGCAACGTTTCAGGAGTCATGAGCTGCTTTATTCTTCCTCAAAATGGAGTCGTGGAGGGACCGATGCACTACGGCTCAGGAGGTCCCTCCGCGCAGATTGGCGTGGGCTCAACATTGGACTCTCACAACGGGAATGTTGGTTCCGGCGATACCCCTAAGCGGCCGAAGAACCTGGAAGTCAACTCAACAAATGGGTATGCAACAAAAAGCTGTCGGGAGGACAGCGACCTGGACGACAGCTCTTTGCCGTGTACCCCGGATTTGCATTCGGACATTGAAATCACCGTTTCCAGTTGCCCAGAAGAGTATGAGGTGTTGGAGAATGATACTAGGCAACTCATTAACAGTTTCCTGATGGACTTTACAGGACGTCCGAAATCACGGTTGACGGAAACCAAAGCACAGTTAACGATGAAAAGAGTTGTGCAAGGCgttttggaaaaacacaaatatacattcAATG gtaTGATCCAGAAACTGTCATTGGATAAGAGAGAGGATGATGTGAGGTTTATCGGCGCAGTAGCCAGGAGTCTCTTCGCAGACGGCACCGCAAACTGGGGTCGAATCGTCAGCCTGGTGGCCTTCGGGGGAGTTGTGTGTCAGTACctgagggagaagaagagggagaactGTGTGGAGCAAGTGGGGCAGGAGATCTCCTCATACCTGCTGTCTGACCAGCGGGACTGGCTGGTGAAAAACAACTCCTGG GACGGATTTGTAGAGTTCTTCAGAGTATCGGACCCAGAGTCGACGGTGAGGAACACACTCATGGCCTTTGCTGGTTTCGCTGGTATCGGGGCAACACTTGCCCTGTTGATCAG ATTATGTTTACTTGTCTCTAATTATATAACAAATCCCTGGCATCGAGGGTGTTTGTATGCAAGCACCAGGCCAAAGCAGGAAGGGATGGCTGCATTTTTCCACGTCATGCAGTCATGA
- the mcl1b gene encoding induced myeloid leukemia cell differentiation protein Mcl-1b isoform X5 yields the protein MNIIKSTKRTDCNVSGVMSCFILPQNGVVEGPMHYGSGGPSAQIGVGSTLDSHNGNVGSGDTPKRPKNLEVNSTNGYATKSCREDSDLDDSSLPCTPDLHSDIEITVSSCPEEYEVLENDTRQLINSFLMDFTGRPKSRLTETKAQLTMKRVVQGVLEKHKYTFNGMIQKLSLDKREDDVRFIGAVARSLFADGTANWGRIVSLVAFGGVVCQYLREKKRENCVEQVGQEISSYLLSDQRDWLVKNNSWDGFVEFFRVSDPESTVRNTLMAFAGFAGIGATLALLISLCSLGLDLRRWK from the exons atgaatattaTCAAGTCGACGAAGCGGACCGACTGCAACGTTTCAGGAGTCATGAGCTGCTTTATTCTTCCTCAAAATGGAGTCGTGGAGGGACCGATGCACTACGGCTCAGGAGGTCCCTCCGCGCAGATTGGCGTGGGCTCAACATTGGACTCTCACAACGGGAATGTTGGTTCCGGCGATACCCCTAAGCGGCCGAAGAACCTGGAAGTCAACTCAACAAATGGGTATGCAACAAAAAGCTGTCGGGAGGACAGCGACCTGGACGACAGCTCTTTGCCGTGTACCCCGGATTTGCATTCGGACATTGAAATCACCGTTTCCAGTTGCCCAGAAGAGTATGAGGTGTTGGAGAATGATACTAGGCAACTCATTAACAGTTTCCTGATGGACTTTACAGGACGTCCGAAATCACGGTTGACGGAAACCAAAGCACAGTTAACGATGAAAAGAGTTGTGCAAGGCgttttggaaaaacacaaatatacattcAATG gtaTGATCCAGAAACTGTCATTGGATAAGAGAGAGGATGATGTGAGGTTTATCGGCGCAGTAGCCAGGAGTCTCTTCGCAGACGGCACCGCAAACTGGGGTCGAATCGTCAGCCTGGTGGCCTTCGGGGGAGTTGTGTGTCAGTACctgagggagaagaagagggagaactGTGTGGAGCAAGTGGGGCAGGAGATCTCCTCATACCTGCTGTCTGACCAGCGGGACTGGCTGGTGAAAAACAACTCCTGG GACGGATTTGTAGAGTTCTTCAGAGTATCGGACCCAGAGTCGACGGTGAGGAACACACTCATGGCCTTTGCTGGTTTCGCTGGTATCGGGGCAACACTTGCCCTGTTGATCAG cctTTGCTCCTTGGGTTTGGACTTGAGAAGATGGAAATGA
- the mcl1b gene encoding induced myeloid leukemia cell differentiation protein Mcl-1b isoform X2, with protein sequence MNIIKSTKRTDCNVSGVMSCFILPQNGVVEGPMHYGSGGPSAQIGVGSTLDSHNGNVGSGDTPKRPKNLEVNSTNGYATKSCREDSDLDDSSLPCTPDLHSDIEITVSSCPEEYEVLENDTRQLINSFLMDFTGRPKSRLTETKAQLTMKRVVQGVLEKHKYTFNGMIQKLSLDKREDDVRFIGAVARSLFADGTANWGRIVSLVAFGGVVCQYLREKKRENCVEQVGQEISSYLLSDQRDWLVKNNSWDGFVEFFRVSDPESTVRNTLMAFAGFAGIGATLALLIRPHQASGRGILGDALWLGPCLFGSSRCLGLQDKQNTHLGLTRKWSTASPW encoded by the exons atgaatattaTCAAGTCGACGAAGCGGACCGACTGCAACGTTTCAGGAGTCATGAGCTGCTTTATTCTTCCTCAAAATGGAGTCGTGGAGGGACCGATGCACTACGGCTCAGGAGGTCCCTCCGCGCAGATTGGCGTGGGCTCAACATTGGACTCTCACAACGGGAATGTTGGTTCCGGCGATACCCCTAAGCGGCCGAAGAACCTGGAAGTCAACTCAACAAATGGGTATGCAACAAAAAGCTGTCGGGAGGACAGCGACCTGGACGACAGCTCTTTGCCGTGTACCCCGGATTTGCATTCGGACATTGAAATCACCGTTTCCAGTTGCCCAGAAGAGTATGAGGTGTTGGAGAATGATACTAGGCAACTCATTAACAGTTTCCTGATGGACTTTACAGGACGTCCGAAATCACGGTTGACGGAAACCAAAGCACAGTTAACGATGAAAAGAGTTGTGCAAGGCgttttggaaaaacacaaatatacattcAATG gtaTGATCCAGAAACTGTCATTGGATAAGAGAGAGGATGATGTGAGGTTTATCGGCGCAGTAGCCAGGAGTCTCTTCGCAGACGGCACCGCAAACTGGGGTCGAATCGTCAGCCTGGTGGCCTTCGGGGGAGTTGTGTGTCAGTACctgagggagaagaagagggagaactGTGTGGAGCAAGTGGGGCAGGAGATCTCCTCATACCTGCTGTCTGACCAGCGGGACTGGCTGGTGAAAAACAACTCCTGG GACGGATTTGTAGAGTTCTTCAGAGTATCGGACCCAGAGTCGACGGTGAGGAACACACTCATGGCCTTTGCTGGTTTCGCTGGTATCGGGGCAACACTTGCCCTGTTGATCAG GCCACATCAAGCCTCAGGCAGGGGAATCCTTGGTGATGCTTTGTGGCTGGGCCCTTGTTTGTTCGGATCCTCCCGTTGTCTTGGGTTACAGGACAAACAAAATACTCATCTAGGTCTAACGAGGAAATGGAGCACAGCCTCTCCATGGTGA